In the Candidatus Ozemobacteraceae bacterium genome, one interval contains:
- a CDS encoding sulfite exporter TauE/SafE family protein, which produces MLSLLLLVAATYVAAAISGAAGFGGALLLLPLLVGTVGSVHAVPLLTITQFIGNISRACFGFSRIQWRSVGLFLVTAVPLSALGAFSFIGLSKVVVTRCVGSVLLMAVGLKYYGLLELKGGPFLLIAGGGVVGFLSGLVGSAGPLGAAVFLTLNLDPVAYVASEAITALVMHGVKMSVYQHYVPMPQHLWLLAGFMSLAMILGTWSSKRLIEKLPREKFQKYVAYLLVFIGIYMVLHG; this is translated from the coding sequence ATGCTTTCCTTGCTGCTTCTCGTAGCGGCTACGTATGTTGCAGCCGCTATTTCAGGTGCGGCGGGGTTTGGCGGCGCGCTTCTTTTATTGCCGCTCCTTGTGGGGACAGTGGGTTCCGTTCATGCGGTTCCCTTGCTGACCATTACCCAGTTCATCGGCAATATTTCCAGGGCTTGCTTCGGGTTCTCGCGGATACAATGGCGGTCGGTAGGTCTGTTTTTGGTAACTGCCGTTCCATTGAGCGCATTAGGGGCATTTTCGTTCATTGGCCTGTCGAAAGTTGTTGTTACTCGTTGCGTTGGCTCCGTTCTTCTGATGGCAGTCGGACTCAAGTATTACGGGCTTCTCGAGTTAAAAGGCGGTCCGTTTCTGTTGATTGCCGGGGGCGGAGTTGTCGGCTTTCTATCAGGCCTGGTCGGCAGCGCTGGTCCGCTCGGGGCGGCCGTCTTCCTTACGCTGAATCTGGACCCTGTTGCGTATGTTGCCAGCGAGGCAATTACCGCCCTCGTCATGCACGGGGTGAAAATGTCCGTGTATCAGCACTACGTTCCCATGCCTCAACATCTGTGGCTGTTGGCCGGGTTCATGAGTCTTGCAATGATCCTTGGAACGTGGTCTTCAAAGCGCTTGATCGAAAAGCTTCCCCGAGAAAAATTTCAAAAGTACGTTGCGTATTTACTGGTCTTCATCGGCATCTACATGGTCTTACACGGCTGA
- a CDS encoding EamA family transporter: protein MPPWFYWALGSAVFAALTAICAKIGIDGIDSDFATLFRTVVILGILFVFVKYTGKWRDPLSLSPRNWLFLTLSGVATGASWVCYFRALQMGDASKVAPVDKLSLVLVAVFATLFLGERPTAREWLGISLVGIGVVILGLKR, encoded by the coding sequence ATGCCGCCATGGTTTTACTGGGCGTTGGGTTCAGCCGTCTTTGCAGCCCTCACGGCAATCTGTGCTAAAATCGGAATAGACGGCATCGATTCCGACTTCGCCACGCTGTTTCGTACCGTCGTGATCCTGGGGATATTGTTCGTGTTCGTGAAATACACGGGGAAGTGGCGAGATCCTTTGTCTCTGAGCCCTCGGAACTGGTTGTTTCTCACCCTTTCAGGAGTGGCAACGGGCGCTTCGTGGGTCTGTTATTTCCGGGCGCTGCAGATGGGAGACGCTTCGAAAGTGGCGCCGGTAGACAAGTTGAGCCTTGTTCTTGTCGCGGTATTCGCCACGCTGTTTCTTGGAGAGCGCCCGACAGCCAGGGAATGGCTTGGTATTTCCCTCGTCGGCATCGGCGTTGTCATCTTGGGTCTCAAACGGTGA
- a CDS encoding ATPase, T2SS/T4P/T4SS family, translated as MSTQKKRLGDILIDCNLINGDQLKQALGYQKEKGLKLGAALTELGIVSEDDIIWALGNQLNISFIHLNADIVEPAAVKLVPAEFAREFRLMPLYQAGNQFNICMVDPLESEAIETLAARLGMQVSVSICTKFDFEQTYTAIYGPLDTGERMTGDLPPPPPESTGEKGDRGIPKGLEAPEKIINYILGQAIINRVDRIHFEPSEKGVVIRFRTCSCLTRKLEIPIKVHQEVISKLKVLSQVPVPSGGAAPVMAVGHFRVSVSGRWVNVQSMFYPTVNGEMVILKLNDFSNINIQIGKGGKAVLDEIVGFVHANHGILYITGPRESGRTTTHYYVLSSFDVEKKKIVTVEEPVQANLPQITQIQIGQNGIGTIKEGLELALLLDPDVVYIDHPGDQPIVEELGFAGLGGKTILTSFMAYDAPSSVVRLLEKVADPVVIASSLCGFLSQRLIRTLCPQCKKPGTLPPDVAERMHLPAEPTVFEAVGCETCHQTGYAGRTLVTEFLPTSPTLRRMMIGRQSYQEFYQFARKQEIPTLEDRTLALIASGETSVDEFLRLF; from the coding sequence ATGAGCACGCAAAAGAAACGACTTGGCGATATCCTGATCGATTGCAACCTGATCAACGGCGACCAGCTAAAGCAGGCGCTGGGGTATCAGAAAGAGAAGGGACTCAAACTCGGAGCGGCCCTCACCGAGCTCGGCATCGTGTCCGAGGACGACATCATCTGGGCGCTCGGAAACCAGCTCAACATCTCGTTCATCCACCTGAATGCCGACATCGTCGAGCCGGCCGCCGTGAAGCTGGTCCCGGCAGAGTTCGCGCGCGAGTTCCGGCTGATGCCGCTCTATCAGGCCGGAAACCAGTTCAATATCTGCATGGTGGATCCGCTCGAGTCCGAAGCCATCGAGACGCTGGCCGCGCGGCTCGGCATGCAGGTGTCGGTCTCGATCTGCACGAAGTTCGATTTCGAGCAGACCTACACCGCGATCTACGGGCCGCTCGACACCGGCGAGCGCATGACCGGCGACCTGCCGCCCCCGCCGCCGGAGTCCACCGGCGAAAAAGGCGACCGGGGCATTCCGAAAGGCCTCGAGGCGCCGGAAAAAATCATCAACTATATTCTAGGCCAGGCGATCATCAACCGCGTCGACCGCATCCATTTCGAGCCGTCGGAAAAGGGCGTCGTCATCCGATTCCGTACCTGCTCCTGCCTGACGCGCAAACTCGAGATCCCGATCAAGGTTCACCAGGAAGTCATCTCGAAGCTCAAGGTGCTTTCGCAGGTGCCCGTTCCGAGCGGCGGCGCGGCCCCGGTGATGGCCGTCGGCCATTTCCGCGTCTCGGTCTCGGGTCGGTGGGTGAACGTCCAGTCGATGTTCTACCCGACCGTGAACGGCGAGATGGTCATCCTCAAGCTGAACGACTTCAGCAACATCAACATCCAGATCGGCAAGGGCGGCAAAGCGGTGCTCGACGAGATCGTCGGGTTCGTGCATGCGAACCATGGCATCCTCTATATAACCGGGCCGCGCGAGTCGGGGCGCACCACGACGCATTACTACGTGCTGAGCAGCTTCGACGTCGAGAAGAAGAAGATCGTCACCGTCGAAGAGCCGGTGCAGGCGAACCTTCCCCAGATCACCCAGATCCAGATCGGCCAGAACGGCATCGGGACCATCAAGGAGGGCCTCGAGCTCGCCCTGCTCCTCGATCCCGACGTCGTCTACATCGACCACCCCGGAGACCAGCCGATCGTCGAGGAGCTCGGGTTTGCCGGCCTGGGCGGGAAGACGATCCTGACCTCGTTCATGGCCTACGACGCGCCGAGCAGTGTCGTGCGCTTGCTGGAAAAAGTCGCGGACCCCGTCGTCATCGCCAGCTCTCTTTGCGGCTTCCTGTCGCAGCGCCTGATCCGGACGCTGTGTCCGCAGTGTAAAAAACCGGGAACGCTTCCGCCGGACGTCGCCGAGCGGATGCACCTGCCGGCCGAGCCGACCGTCTTCGAGGCCGTGGGCTGCGAAACCTGCCACCAGACCGGATACGCGGGCCGCACGCTCGTCACCGAGTTTCTGCCGACGTCGCCGACGTTGCGGCGCATGATGATCGGTCGCCAGAGTTACCAGGAGTTCTACCAGTTCGCCCGCAAGCAGGAGATTCCGACCCTGGAAGACCGCACGCTGGCCCTCATCGCGAGCGGCGAAACGAGCGTGGACGAGTTCCTGCGCCTGTTCTGA
- the eno gene encoding phosphopyruvate hydratase, producing the protein MNILSVDSFEVLDSRGNPTVEVEITLADGTRARAIVPSGASTGEKEAVELRDGDKARYSGKGVLKAVENVRTKIAPAILGKDVSQQTEIDRLMIDLDGSPNKGNLGANAILAVSMAVARAAAAVHKMPLYRYLGGVQATLLPVPCMNVINGGKHADNNVDFQEFMIAPHRASSFSEAIRKGMETFHALKSILNQKGYSTGVGDEGGFAPNLKSNEEAVDIILEAITKAGYKPGWDISICLDPAASEMWEDGKYVFFKSDKSKKTSDEMVKLWASWAKQYPIVLLEDGMAENDWDGWRALTSELGDRVELVGDDIFCTNPQIIAQGIQKKIANSVLIKLNQIGTITETLDAINLAKRNQYNCFVSHRSGETEDTTIADLTVAVGAGHLKTGSGCRSERIAKFNQLLRIERELGSAAGFAGKKTFKNA; encoded by the coding sequence GTGAACATTCTTTCGGTTGATTCTTTTGAGGTTCTCGATTCGCGCGGCAATCCGACCGTCGAGGTGGAAATCACCCTCGCCGACGGAACCAGAGCCCGGGCCATCGTCCCTTCCGGTGCTTCGACCGGCGAAAAAGAGGCGGTGGAACTGCGCGACGGCGACAAGGCCCGGTACAGCGGAAAAGGCGTTTTAAAAGCAGTGGAAAACGTGCGAACCAAAATCGCCCCCGCCATTCTCGGGAAAGATGTCTCCCAGCAAACCGAAATCGACCGTCTGATGATCGACCTGGACGGCTCTCCCAACAAGGGAAATCTCGGTGCCAACGCGATTCTTGCCGTGTCCATGGCTGTTGCCCGGGCGGCCGCCGCTGTCCACAAGATGCCGCTTTACCGATATCTTGGCGGCGTTCAGGCCACTTTGCTTCCGGTTCCATGCATGAACGTCATCAACGGGGGAAAACACGCCGACAATAACGTCGATTTTCAGGAATTCATGATCGCCCCCCACCGGGCTTCCAGCTTCTCTGAGGCCATTCGCAAGGGCATGGAAACCTTTCACGCCCTGAAATCCATCCTCAACCAGAAGGGATACAGCACGGGCGTCGGCGACGAGGGCGGCTTTGCCCCGAACCTGAAGTCCAACGAGGAAGCCGTCGACATCATCCTGGAGGCGATCACCAAGGCCGGCTATAAACCCGGTTGGGATATTTCCATTTGTCTCGATCCCGCCGCCAGCGAAATGTGGGAGGACGGCAAATACGTGTTTTTCAAATCCGACAAATCGAAGAAAACATCCGATGAAATGGTGAAACTCTGGGCTTCCTGGGCCAAGCAATACCCGATCGTCCTTCTCGAAGACGGTATGGCCGAAAACGATTGGGACGGTTGGCGCGCGCTGACGAGTGAATTAGGCGACCGTGTCGAGCTGGTCGGGGATGATATTTTCTGCACGAATCCCCAAATTATTGCCCAAGGTATTCAGAAGAAAATCGCCAACTCCGTTCTCATCAAGTTGAACCAGATCGGAACCATCACCGAAACTCTCGATGCCATCAATCTGGCGAAACGGAATCAGTATAACTGCTTCGTTTCCCATCGCTCCGGCGAAACGGAAGACACCACGATTGCCGATTTGACCGTCGCGGTCGGGGCCGGCCACCTCAAAACCGGTTCCGGCTGTCGCAGCGAGCGCATCGCCAAATTCAATCAGCTTCTCCGCATCGAGCGTGAACTGGGTTCCGCAGCCGGCTTTGCCGGTAAAAAAACCTTCAAGAATGCTTGA
- a CDS encoding FecR domain-containing protein gives MKRGAWFRLYFPLCFLLAGLIACSASVAFCAGADETMTFQLLRGRAALSRNGGSTWLDLGPEPIAVRFQDMLRSEGEARAELSYSDGSLLRIRGNTRVTLLKTGVQLQVGECWFALKKQPGTFQVTTPTTLCGVLGTTFDVAVDRFGRTRVRTFEGIVSVRAHGDARNRQLVLQRGMMAIVNDREQTGEAVKRFDPAGEDARMQSEWKSIVPMKIGPGRAELPRGLPPMKPSTAEGWKPVYRQEPAETAVPAQPEERTEEAWQETSSARASAEFFRKMRDRRLHLDERREDGGAARDGLPPETASVGAEIDAAALSESIGARFGQARSGALGATGQPALREEYLRNRSQLVMVQQEITRLLSEIETLKSRLNAGGSESLTADQIRERLSGLTESLKNSRERQSMLFQRLENVRNRLR, from the coding sequence ATGAAGCGTGGCGCATGGTTCCGGCTGTATTTCCCTCTTTGCTTTCTGCTGGCGGGTCTGATCGCCTGTTCGGCCTCCGTGGCGTTTTGTGCGGGGGCGGATGAGACGATGACGTTTCAGTTGCTGCGCGGCCGGGCGGCGCTTTCCCGGAACGGCGGCAGCACCTGGCTCGATCTCGGGCCCGAGCCGATCGCCGTCCGGTTCCAGGACATGCTTCGTTCGGAAGGGGAGGCGCGGGCCGAGTTGTCGTATTCCGACGGGAGCCTGCTGCGCATCAGGGGAAACACGCGGGTCACCCTTTTGAAAACAGGCGTTCAGCTCCAGGTTGGCGAGTGCTGGTTCGCCCTGAAAAAACAACCGGGCACCTTCCAGGTGACGACGCCGACGACGCTCTGCGGCGTTCTCGGCACCACGTTCGACGTGGCCGTCGACCGGTTCGGCCGGACGCGGGTGCGGACGTTCGAGGGCATCGTCTCGGTGAGGGCGCACGGCGACGCGCGCAACCGGCAGCTCGTCCTCCAGCGCGGCATGATGGCGATCGTGAACGACCGCGAGCAAACAGGAGAAGCGGTGAAGCGGTTCGATCCGGCCGGCGAAGATGCCCGCATGCAGAGCGAATGGAAGAGCATCGTCCCGATGAAGATCGGTCCGGGGCGGGCGGAACTGCCCCGCGGCCTGCCTCCGATGAAACCTTCGACGGCAGAGGGCTGGAAGCCGGTATACCGGCAGGAACCCGCGGAAACGGCCGTTCCTGCGCAGCCGGAGGAACGGACCGAAGAGGCGTGGCAGGAAACGAGCTCGGCGCGGGCCAGCGCCGAGTTTTTCCGGAAGATGCGGGATCGGCGGCTGCATCTCGATGAACGCAGGGAAGACGGCGGCGCGGCCCGGGACGGATTGCCGCCGGAAACGGCTTCGGTGGGAGCGGAAATCGACGCTGCCGCGCTTTCCGAGAGCATCGGGGCCAGGTTCGGCCAAGCCCGGTCCGGGGCGCTCGGCGCGACCGGGCAGCCGGCCCTGCGCGAGGAGTATCTCCGGAATCGGAGCCAGCTCGTGATGGTCCAGCAGGAAATCACGCGACTGCTTTCCGAAATCGAAACGTTGAAAAGCCGCTTGAATGCCGGCGGTTCCGAGAGCCTGACGGCCGACCAGATCAGGGAACGGCTGAGCGGGCTGACGGAGAGCCTGAAAAACAGCCGAGAGCGGCAGTCCATGCTCTTCCAGCGGCTTGAGAACGTTCGAAACCGGCTCCGCTAA
- a CDS encoding type IV pilus twitching motility protein PilT, whose product MSDNDSFFNKFFGSGDGAQKPPSAPGTPAQPPAAPVAPPSPPGVPRPPSPPGAPSAAGVPRPPGLPPSTGIPRPPSSPSSPSSGIPASTGIPQATGIPSPSSMPAAPTSRPEEQRPKRAAQVDSEQYAITDLLRLIVDKGGSDLHLTVGSPPMMRLQGKLWPTDLPPLSSKDTKRLIFEFLNNDQRDRFEKELELDISYELPEVSRYRCNIFNNRLGIGAVFRVIPSKIKTVADLKLPAILSDLARRNKGLILVTGPTGSGKSTTLAAMVDQVNDERQDHILTIEDPIEFVHKHKQCIVNQREIGVNTKSFAAALRSALREDPDVILVGEMRDYETISLAVTAAETGHLVFATLHTPSAAQSVDRVVDVFPAHQQDQIRTQLADALVGIVAQQLIPTIDGMSRVCALEILVNVPAVANLIRENKTFQLTSIMQTSKQVGMQTMDQALTDLVKSRKIAPEEAYRRAFDKKAFEQYKPR is encoded by the coding sequence ATGAGCGATAACGACAGTTTCTTCAACAAGTTCTTCGGAAGCGGCGACGGCGCCCAGAAGCCGCCGTCGGCGCCGGGAACGCCCGCCCAGCCGCCGGCTGCCCCCGTTGCGCCGCCGTCGCCTCCCGGCGTTCCCCGCCCGCCGTCGCCGCCCGGCGCGCCCTCGGCGGCCGGCGTTCCCCGGCCCCCGGGTCTGCCTCCGTCTACCGGCATTCCGCGACCGCCCTCGTCGCCGTCGTCGCCGTCGAGCGGTATCCCGGCCTCCACCGGTATCCCGCAGGCGACCGGCATTCCTTCGCCGTCGTCCATGCCTGCCGCGCCGACGTCCCGGCCCGAAGAACAGCGGCCGAAACGCGCCGCCCAGGTGGATAGCGAGCAGTATGCCATCACCGATCTGCTTCGGCTGATCGTCGACAAGGGCGGATCCGACCTTCATCTCACGGTCGGCTCGCCGCCGATGATGCGGCTCCAGGGCAAGCTCTGGCCCACCGACCTGCCGCCGCTGTCGAGCAAGGACACGAAGCGGCTGATCTTCGAGTTCCTCAACAACGACCAGCGCGACCGCTTCGAGAAGGAACTCGAACTCGACATTTCGTATGAACTGCCGGAAGTGTCCCGCTACCGCTGCAACATCTTCAACAACCGTCTCGGCATCGGGGCCGTCTTCCGCGTCATTCCGTCGAAGATCAAGACCGTGGCGGATCTGAAGCTGCCGGCCATCCTGTCGGATCTGGCGCGCCGCAACAAGGGCCTGATCCTCGTCACGGGGCCGACCGGCTCCGGAAAATCGACGACCCTCGCGGCGATGGTCGACCAGGTCAACGACGAGCGGCAGGACCACATCCTGACGATCGAGGACCCGATCGAATTCGTCCACAAGCACAAGCAGTGCATCGTCAACCAGCGCGAGATCGGCGTGAACACCAAATCGTTCGCCGCCGCCCTGCGCTCGGCCCTCCGCGAAGACCCCGACGTCATTCTCGTCGGCGAAATGCGCGACTACGAAACGATCTCGCTCGCCGTCACGGCGGCCGAAACCGGCCACCTCGTCTTCGCCACGCTGCACACGCCGTCGGCCGCCCAGTCGGTCGACCGCGTCGTCGACGTCTTCCCCGCCCACCAGCAGGACCAGATCCGCACCCAGCTCGCCGACGCGCTTGTCGGCATCGTCGCCCAGCAGCTCATCCCGACGATCGACGGCATGAGCCGCGTTTGCGCGCTCGAGATCCTGGTCAACGTGCCCGCCGTCGCCAACCTGATCCGCGAGAACAAGACCTTCCAGCTCACCTCGATCATGCAGACCAGCAAGCAGGTCGGCATGCAGACGATGGATCAGGCCCTGACGGACCTCGTGAAGTCGCGCAAGATCGCGCCCGAAGAGGCCTACCGCCGCGCGTTCGACAAGAAAGCCTTCGAACAGTACAAGCCCCGGTGA
- a CDS encoding cation:proton antiporter → MAFSLAKILILSMLVEWGVRRIRLPGFIGILCVGFLLGPYCTDQVAPNLLAISTDLRLIALVVILLRAGFSIHLQTLRTFGIRLLLLAIIPSLFEALTIASLAHTVFSFSWNSSFTLGFILPAVSPAVIIPFMLQCIEEKRGLEKHIPHLILTAASLDNILNILICNVFISMYAHADASVAYQFVKIPVALFNGLAVGLIVGVILYKAFESYNPRATKRGLAILALALLLVNIERTTSLATPFSGLIATMTIGCIILTRREKIAHEIAAKLSKIWIFAEIILFAVVGAEFNPTVALNAGLAGVLIIFAGVLARSLGVWVALFGGNFDSGEKMAVTAAWLPKASVQAAIGAAPLVAMKAAGLPTGPGETILALATLSILLTAPIGAIAAKKATDRWLHLPASHEHEHHSHMPTQPHEKGTASC, encoded by the coding sequence TTGGCTTTCAGTCTTGCAAAAATTCTCATCCTCTCGATGTTGGTCGAATGGGGCGTTCGCAGGATTCGGCTTCCGGGATTCATCGGCATTCTTTGCGTCGGATTTCTTTTGGGCCCCTATTGCACCGATCAGGTAGCCCCGAATCTTTTGGCGATCAGCACGGATCTTCGGCTGATTGCGCTGGTTGTCATCCTTTTACGAGCGGGTTTTTCGATTCACCTTCAAACCCTTCGCACATTCGGCATTCGACTGCTCCTGCTTGCGATCATTCCCTCTCTTTTCGAGGCACTCACGATCGCTTCACTCGCTCATACCGTGTTTTCCTTCTCCTGGAACTCTTCGTTCACCCTGGGGTTCATTTTGCCGGCAGTTTCCCCGGCCGTCATCATTCCCTTCATGCTTCAATGCATCGAAGAGAAACGGGGGCTTGAAAAGCACATTCCTCACCTGATCCTGACTGCGGCATCGCTGGATAATATTTTGAACATTCTGATTTGCAATGTGTTCATATCCATGTATGCCCACGCGGATGCAAGTGTGGCGTATCAGTTCGTAAAAATCCCGGTCGCGCTGTTCAACGGTTTGGCGGTGGGTCTGATCGTGGGTGTGATTTTGTACAAGGCGTTTGAATCGTATAACCCGCGAGCAACCAAACGAGGCCTGGCGATTCTCGCGCTGGCGCTCCTGCTCGTGAATATCGAACGCACAACCAGCCTCGCAACGCCATTTTCCGGACTTATCGCTACCATGACCATCGGCTGCATCATTCTCACCCGCCGTGAAAAGATAGCTCATGAAATTGCCGCAAAACTGAGCAAAATCTGGATCTTTGCGGAAATTATTCTTTTCGCCGTCGTTGGCGCTGAATTTAACCCGACGGTTGCCTTGAATGCCGGTCTGGCCGGAGTCCTCATCATTTTCGCCGGAGTCCTGGCCCGGTCGCTTGGTGTGTGGGTGGCCTTGTTCGGGGGGAATTTCGATTCGGGCGAGAAAATGGCGGTAACGGCGGCCTGGCTCCCGAAAGCAAGCGTTCAAGCGGCTATTGGGGCCGCTCCCCTGGTGGCAATGAAAGCCGCCGGCCTTCCGACCGGCCCCGGGGAAACCATTCTGGCTCTTGCGACGTTGAGCATTCTTCTGACCGCCCCTATCGGAGCTATCGCCGCGAAGAAGGCAACCGACCGGTGGCTGCATCTTCCGGCGTCCCACGAGCACGAGCATCATTCCCACATGCCGACGCAACCTCATGAAAAAGGGACGGCGTCATGCTGA
- a CDS encoding HU family DNA-binding protein, with amino-acid sequence MKKIELVREIAKNTNLSQTQATQALDATLDIIKTAMRKHEEVRLVGFGSFKVATRKARTGINPQTKKTIKIPATNVARFVPGKDLKETINTNRR; translated from the coding sequence GTGAAGAAGATCGAACTCGTGCGGGAAATCGCCAAGAACACCAACCTGTCCCAGACCCAGGCCACCCAGGCCCTCGACGCCACCCTCGACATCATCAAGACCGCCATGCGGAAGCACGAAGAAGTCCGCCTCGTCGGCTTCGGCTCGTTCAAGGTCGCGACCCGCAAGGCCCGCACCGGCATCAACCCCCAGACCAAGAAGACCATCAAGATCCCGGCCACCAACGTCGCCCGCTTCGTTCCCGGCAAGGATCTGAAAGAAACCATCAACACCAACCGCCGCTAA
- a CDS encoding HAD hydrolase family protein, with translation MLQIDIPGYKRLTLQHLVLDYNGTLAVDGYLLPGVEEALNELSQHLAIRILTADTFGLAQSQLKNVKAALAILGKDDQAGAKQQIVHSLDAAQVVAIGNGQNDRLMLKEAALGIAVMQAEGAATETCLAAHIICNDIISALDLLRHPKRLIATLRK, from the coding sequence ATGCTTCAGATCGATATCCCAGGCTACAAACGTCTGACCCTGCAGCACTTGGTTCTGGATTACAACGGAACGCTTGCTGTCGACGGGTATCTTCTTCCCGGTGTCGAGGAAGCCCTGAACGAGCTTTCTCAACATCTGGCCATCCGCATCCTGACCGCCGATACCTTCGGGTTGGCTCAAAGCCAGTTGAAAAACGTCAAGGCCGCGTTGGCCATCCTCGGGAAGGATGACCAAGCCGGGGCAAAACAGCAGATCGTGCATTCCCTTGACGCCGCTCAGGTCGTCGCCATCGGCAACGGCCAGAACGACCGGCTGATGCTGAAAGAGGCCGCTCTCGGAATTGCGGTCATGCAGGCGGAAGGGGCGGCAACGGAAACCTGCCTTGCCGCACATATTATATGTAATGATATTATATCTGCCCTGGATTTGCTTCGGCATCCGAAACGTCTGATTGCAACTTTACGAAAGTAA
- the asnS gene encoding asparagine--tRNA ligase has product MQPTIAQILKMSPSSAPVVVNGWVRTKRTSKNVAFIAVNDGSTIRNLQAVADLEGGSITEAMLTDVTTGAAVRITGNLVASQGSGQAVELKAEKVEVLGAADPEKYPLQPKKHSLEFLREIAHLRFRTNTFGAMFRIRHAMAFAIHKFFNDRGFFYVHSPIITGSDCEGAGAMFRVTTLDPKNPPLKEDGSVDFSKDFFGKATNLTVSGQLEAELAAMALGKVYTFGPTFRAENSNTSRHAAEFWMIEPEVAFADLNDNMDLAEDFLKYLVRYALDNCKDDLEFFDKRLAEEEKTKKQEERSEMGLLQKLHFMVENKFERITYTEAIEILKNSTPNKKKKFQYPVDTWGIDLQSEHERYLVEKHFKKPTILTDYPKEIKAFYMRLNEDGKTVRAMDVLAPGIGEIIGGSQREERYDVLKRKIEEFKIPEESMWWYLETRTYGTAVHSGFGLGFDRFLMFVTGMGNIRDTAPFPRTTGSAEF; this is encoded by the coding sequence ATGCAGCCGACTATCGCCCAGATACTCAAGATGTCCCCGTCTTCCGCCCCCGTCGTCGTCAACGGATGGGTCCGGACGAAGCGCACCAGCAAGAACGTCGCCTTCATCGCCGTCAATGACGGCTCGACGATCCGGAATCTCCAGGCCGTCGCCGACCTCGAGGGCGGCTCGATTACCGAGGCCATGCTGACCGACGTCACGACGGGCGCGGCCGTGCGCATCACCGGCAACCTCGTTGCCTCGCAGGGCAGCGGCCAGGCGGTCGAGCTGAAAGCTGAGAAGGTCGAGGTGCTCGGCGCCGCCGATCCCGAGAAATACCCGCTTCAGCCGAAGAAACACTCGCTCGAGTTCCTGCGCGAGATCGCCCACCTGCGATTCCGCACCAACACGTTCGGCGCGATGTTCCGCATCCGGCACGCGATGGCGTTCGCGATTCACAAGTTCTTCAACGACCGCGGCTTTTTCTACGTTCACAGCCCAATCATCACCGGGTCGGACTGCGAGGGCGCCGGCGCGATGTTCCGCGTCACGACGCTGGACCCGAAGAACCCGCCCCTGAAGGAGGACGGCAGCGTCGACTTCTCGAAGGATTTCTTCGGCAAAGCCACGAACCTGACCGTCTCGGGCCAGCTCGAAGCCGAGCTTGCCGCGATGGCGCTCGGGAAGGTCTACACGTTCGGCCCCACGTTTCGCGCCGAGAACTCGAACACCTCCCGGCACGCGGCCGAGTTTTGGATGATCGAGCCCGAGGTGGCGTTCGCCGACCTGAACGACAACATGGACCTGGCCGAGGATTTCCTGAAATATCTCGTGCGCTATGCTCTCGACAACTGCAAGGACGACCTCGAGTTCTTCGACAAGCGCCTCGCGGAAGAGGAAAAGACGAAGAAGCAAGAGGAGCGCAGCGAGATGGGGCTGCTGCAGAAGCTGCACTTCATGGTCGAGAACAAGTTCGAGCGCATCACCTACACCGAGGCGATCGAGATCCTGAAAAATTCGACCCCAAATAAAAAGAAGAAGTTCCAGTATCCCGTCGACACATGGGGCATCGACCTCCAGTCGGAGCACGAGCGGTATCTCGTCGAGAAACATTTCAAGAAACCGACGATTCTCACCGACTATCCGAAGGAGATCAAGGCGTTCTACATGCGGCTCAACGAAGACGGGAAGACGGTGCGCGCGATGGACGTGCTCGCGCCCGGCATCGGCGAGATCATCGGCGGATCGCAGCGCGAGGAGCGATACGACGTGCTCAAACGCAAGATCGAGGAGTTCAAGATTCCCGAAGAGAGCATGTGGTGGTATCTCGAGACGCGCACATACGGCACGGCTGTCCACAGCGGCTTCGGTTTGGGCTTCGACCGGTTCCTGATGTTTGTGACGGGCATGGGCAACATCCGCGACACGGCGCCCTTCCCCCGCACCACCGGCAGCGCCGAGTTCTGA